The Podospora bellae-mahoneyi strain CBS 112042 chromosome 7, whole genome shotgun sequence genome includes a window with the following:
- the tfg3 gene encoding transcription factor TFIIF complex subunit Tfg3 (EggNog:ENOG503NYN4; COG:K), with translation MMSLTLGKTFYFILGANNNSSRSNQSSTTTTTPGIRVVSGRGAINNKKGGGSKKKNNNKDKDDNKEDHDNNNNNNNNNNNNNNNNNNNNEKTNVKMIVERKVKIVTEQHNIDKPPVNEGFPMKEWTIEVYVLDQEGRERPARCFTKVVYNLHPSFDNPVQTFTEPPFRCTNEGWGEFEMSIELYTTEKGGKQTILHDLNFAAPQYENVHSVTFKNPSQALQALLRETGPLPSDEERKQLKKGGEGSKKKKTFDVEKMADGLVKLSEDDLLQVIQLIHDGKDEGTFIQNNVDQGEFSVDLYTLPDPLMKVLWDYLTRANVLGRD, from the exons ATGATGTCGCTGACTTTGGGCAAAacattttattttattttaggTGCGAACAACAACTCGAGCCGCAGCAACCagtcttccaccaccaccaccacacccggTATTAGGGTCGTTTCGGGCAGAGgcgccatcaacaacaagaagggaggcggcagcaagaagaagaataacaacaaggacaaggacgacAACAAGGAAGAccacgacaacaacaacaacaacaacaacaacaacaacaacaacaacaacaacaacaacaacaacaacgagaaAACCAACGTCAAGATGATTGTCGAACGCAAGGTCAAGATTGTGACGGAGCAGCACAACATCGACAAGCCCCCCGTCAACGAGGGGTTTCCGATGAAGGAGTGGACGATTGAGGTTTATGTTTTGGAccaggaggggagggagaggccggcACGGTGCTTTACCAAGGTTGTTTACAACTTGCATCCGAGTTTTGACAACCCTGTTCAGA CATTCACCGAGCCACCCTTCCGCTGCACCAACGAGGGCTGGGGCGAGTTTGAAATGTCGATTGAGCTCTACACGACGGAGAAGGGGGGCAAGCAGACGATCCTACACGACCTGAACTTTGCGGCGCCGCAGTATGAGAATGTGCATTCCGTCACGTTCAAGAATCCGAGCCAGGCGCTGCAGGCGCTGCTGAGGGAGACGGGCCCGCTGCCgtcggatgaggagaggaagcagctcaagaagggcggggaggggagcaagaagaagaagacgttTGATGTGGAGAAGATGGCGGATGGGCTGGTGAAGCTGAGCGAGGATGATTTGCTGCAGGTGATTCAGCTGATTCATGACGGGAAGGACGAGGGGACGTTTATCCAGAACAATGTTGACCAGGGGGAGTTTTCGGTGGATTTGTACACGTTGCCGGATCCGTTGATGAAGGTGCTTTGGGATTACTTG ACCCGCGCCAATGTCCTCGGGAGGGACTAA